CATTTCATTGTGCATGATACTATCAAGCAGATCTGCATAGGTGTGACCAGTAACTTGGTCGAGCTTAGCTTTATACCAAGAACTTTGTCCATTAATGTATAAATGGTTTGAGTGGTCGGCCCATTCTTCAGAAGTTTGGGTTTTACCGTTACTAGTTGTTTGATAATTAATATGAAAAACAGTTGGATTTCCACCAAAAGTAGCTTTGGTACTAACCTTTTGTTTATCAGTATCGGTTCCCAAAATTACCGTTTGGGTAGCTTCACCGCTCTTAAATGACTTTTGTGCTTTTTTAATAACTTGTGTTTTATTTAAAACTGGTTGACTTTGCTTTTCTTGTTTAGCACAGCCACCAGCAAGTAGAGCCGTGGCTAGCCCAAGACTTAAGAATAACTTTTTGAATTTCATGATGATTAATTTTGCTCTTTTCTTTTATGAAATCTAATTATGTCTATTGTATCGTAAAAGCAAAATTTTAAAAACGATTTTTAATGGTTAACCCTATGAAAATAAAATGTAAATGTGTAAAATAGTAAGTGAAACATTTAATTTGCAAAAGGAGATATTTCATGTCGAAATTAGTTTTGATTCGTCACGGACAAAGTGAATGGAACCTTGAAAATAAATTTACTGGTTGGGTTGATGTCGACCTTTCAGAAAAGGGCGTTGAAGAAGCCAAAAATGCAGGTAAGTTGCTCAAGAAGCATGGTTTGGAATTTGACCAAGCCTATACTTCTGTTTTGACTCGGGCAATTAAGACTTTACATTATGCTCTAGCAGAAAGTGGACAACTTTGGGTACCAGAAACCAAGTCATGGCGTCTTAATGAACGTCATTACGGCGGTCTACAAGGTTTAAACAAAAAGGCAACTGCTGACAAGTATGGTGATGAAAAGGTTCATATTTGGCGTCGTTCATACGATGTTTTACCACCAAAATTGGCTGATGATTCAGAATACAGTCAAGTACATGACCGTCGTTATGCTGATCTTGACCCGAACATTATCCCACGGACTGAAAACCTAAAGGTCTGCTTGGGTCGAGTAATGCCATTCTGGGAAGACAAGATTGCTCCAGATTTATTAGCTGGTAAGAATGTCATTATTGCCGCTCATGGTAATTCATTGCGTGCTTTAACTAAGTACATTGAAAATATTTCTGATGAAGATATCATGAACTTAGAAATGAAGACTGGTGAACCAGTTGTTTATACTTTTGATGATCAATTGAAGGTAACTAATAAAGAAAAATTAGACGACTAAGCTAGTCTAATAGAAAGTCATTTCGGTATTAAGCCGAGATGGCTTTTTTAATTGGATAATTTTGAGGGATGTATCAATGATAATTCATGAAGTTAGTGGAAAAATGTTTCAAAGAAAAAATTCTGTTAATTAAATACTACGAAAGTATTTATAGATAACAGAATTTTTTGGATAATTTAATTTCTTTATTTTTGAGTATTAGATGCTGTTACTAAATTTTTCTGGAATTTTGATAAAAAACAAACAACAGCAATTGCAAGAGCTACTAAGCCACTGACAGAAAACACATTAAGTCCAATATTTTTAACTAATGCTACTAATGGATTAATTATAAAAGGGCTGACGATACCACCAATTGAATATATTGCAGTATAAATTCCTAAAGACATAGACACACTATTCTTATCAACAGAGATTGAAATTAAGTAAGGAAACTGTCCCATACCTACACTCATAGCTGCTCCAACAAAGAAGCTGCCTAGAAATGCTAAAAATAATGAATGACCAAGTCCCACTACTAAATAAGAAATACCGTATAGAAGAAAAGCGAGAGCAATTGAAGAATATTTGAACTTACTTCCAATTTTTCCTACGATTAAACCGCATAGCATACCACCAATTAAAGAAACTGTTGATGTCATTGCTGCTTGAGATGTTGCTCCTAGTTTTTCTTGAACTATGAACAAAGAAATATTGTTATTTAGTACATTGTTCAATAACATAAGCAAAAATCCCCATGCAGCGCAGTAAAAGACATATTTATTTAATTTTATTTTAGAACTTACTTTAGTAGAAGTATCTTGCTCAACTTGTGGATGTAAAGGGATTAGCAAAATAGCAGTTAGCAAAATAAAGAATGAGAATAAATAAATCCAATAATTGTTTATCCAGCCAATTTTTGCGGCTAACTGACCGCCACCCATAATAAAAATAATTCCGCCAATATTAGTAAATGTAGTGGTTAAGCCCATAGTGGATTCTTGCTCACTTATGGGTAGCATTTGTGAGATTAGTACTTGCGATAAATTAGTACAAGCACCTTGTCCTAGACCAACTAGGCAAGAACTAAGTAAAAGAACTACAAAATTCTCATGATAAATTAGTGGAATTAAGCCACCAATTACCACTAAAATTATTGATGTCAAAGTTAAAGTTTTAAGGTTAAGCTTGCCAGCAGTGAGTTTTCCAACAATCAGTCCAGCAAGCATCATAAATAAATTAGGTAAAGAGGTTAGCATTTGAACACTAGTATTATCCAAACTAAAATATTTTGCTATCGCCGCATATGATGGTGTTATTGCTAATGCTGCCATTCCCATGCAGCTAACGGCTAAGATACCAAGACGGGTTTTGGAAATGTAGGCTTTATTACTATTCATTTGTCTTACCTATTTTATTAGCATAAATGGCAGCATTTGTACCCGCTATCCGTCCAGAAGACCATGTAAAACCTGATGCTAGACCTTCAAATGCTGGATAACTATGGCCTTCATAGTAACCACCAGCATTGGCTCCTCCAGTATAAAGACCAGGAATAGGTTTTAATTCTTTGTCTAAAACAGCCAGGTCTTCGTCTACGCGTACACCGCCAACGGTACCAAGATATGTTGCTTGAGCAATAAAGGCATAAAATGGTCCCTTTTTAATTGAATAAAGTAAAGATTTAGCTGATTTAGAAAATTCTTGATCATTTTTATTTTCAACAGCTAAATTATATTTAGTAACTGAATCTCTAAATGCTTCTTTATTAAGGCCAGCATTTTCTGCAAGTTCATCCAATGTTTGACCAGTAAAGGCTGTTTTGCCAGCAACGGCGTCATTGGCTAGTTGTGTAAAGTCACCACTATCTGTGGTTGCACCTGGACCAGCTTGTGAAACCTCTTCTAGATTTTTGTTTTTAGTAAAAGTATCTAATGTATTTTGATCAACAATGAAGAAATAGATTCCACCTTGTGACCAAGCTGCATTAGCCCATTCAACTGTGTCATAGACTACATCTTCATTAGCAAAACGAACACCTTTTTTATTTACCCATAATTGTGGTGTTAGTAGTAGCTGTGTTAACGGATTAGATGAGAATCCCGCTAAATGTTTAGTTGAGCTATTTTGAGTAACTGTCGATTTGGCTAATTGTGAAGCATGGATTAAGGCATGACTGTCTATGTCGACACCTCCAGCTTTAACCATTGCGTCTATGCCTTCACCATTATTGGGTACGCCAAGCTTTCTTAATTTATTCGTATGCATTGTTTTAGATACTTTATTAAAATCGCCACCGTAACCGCCTGTAGCAACAACTACTGACTTTGCCTTTATAATGAGCTCTTGACTGTCTTTTTCTGCCTTAATTCCTGTAATCTGATTATTTTCTAGCAGCAAATCTTTCATTGATGTATTGAAAACAAATTTAACTCCAATGTTTTTCAAAGTTTCTTCAATCTTTTGATAACTTTTTTCTTTGTTTTGATACATATGATAAGATCCACCACGATAATTATCATTGCGATGAGCGAATTGAGTTGTCTTTGAAGTTGGATTTAATTTAATTTCCATACCCATTTTTTCAATCCAAGCCAAAGTGTCAGCAGAAGTATTTACGATTTTGGCAAGTAAAGTACCATTTGATAAGAAATGGTTGTATTCAGCTAGTTGAGCAATAGCTTCTTTAGTTGTTAATTTTAATCCAGCATCTCTTTGTTCTTGTGAGTCGATTGCAAAAAAGCCACTTGAGATTTTAGTGTTACCACCAATTTTATCTTGTTTTTCTATGATAATTACATTTGCTCCTTGTTGTGCTGCAGCATAAGCAGCAGCTAAACCAGTACCACCCGCGCCTGCAACTAAAACATCAGTATTCATTATTTTTTCCATTTATGTTCTCCTAAAGTTATCAACAATTTCCATAATCATGATTAAAGTTTGTGATTTAAATCTTAATTATGATAATGCTTTAATTAATCGCTGTCATTTTTTGATTAAGAGATAATACAGATGGTGCTAAAACGAGAAAATTACTCATCCCGAAGTTCTTTTTATAAGTTTAAAGGTTAATAATTATCAATAAAATAGTTAAACATTGTTGCTACTTATCATTGTTTCCATGTGATAATGATAACTATGATGAAAATTTTTAAAACTAAAATGCTGATTACTTTGCCGCTTAGATTAGAACAAACAAAACATAAAAATGCCAGTAAAATTTACATAATTGAATGCTTGACTGGTTGTATTTTAAATGTCGATGAAAAAGCAATTGTATTACATACAGGGGACCTTATTTTACTGTCTTCCTTTAAATCTATTTCTTTGGCTTCTCCCGATAGACAGATTGAAGTAGTAATTAGAACTTTTTTTGAAGAAATTGATTTACTAATGGCCAGACCGATTTTTATTGCTGGTGATAACTCACTGATTTCTGATTTTTTGCAGCATGATAATGAAGGCAGCACTTTTCTTATCTTTCGGCATTTGCAGTATTGTCACGGTTATTGTGACCAAATAGCAACTTTAGAGCAGAGTAATAGTGTAGATCGTTATCTTCACTATGAAATACAAATTTTAGTAATTGCTTTACTTACAGAACTATTACGTGTTCGGACAAAAAGCAATTCTGCTTCGGATTCTCATTTTCCCCGAACCAAAAATATTCGTTATACGTCAAAAGAAATGAAAGGTGGTGCAATTTTGAAATATATGGTAATGCATATTAAAACAGTCAATTTAGTAACTATTGCAAAGCATTTTAATTATCAGCCAAATTACTTTTCAAAAATGTTTAGAGAGATTTTTTCACAAAGTTTCTCTGATAAGTTAGGCGAAACAAAAATTGAAATGGGGAAAAAATTGTTGTCGCTTACTAATAAATCCATTCATGATATTAGTGAAGAGCTTGGATACAAAAGCACAACTTCTTTTAGCAGAAATTTTAAAAAGCGTACAAAAATTAATCCAAGTCAATATAGAAGCTTTTTTTCTAAGAATAAATAAGAGTATGACATTTTTAATAATGAAATACACTGATAATTCAAATATAAGATAGGCAATATAATCTTTAATAAATATATGAGTAAAGAGTGTAGTAATATTTATTGAAACAAGCTTTTAATTAATGGTAGCGTTTTTTAAAAAGCACTTTCATATTTTATTAAAAGTGATAAAATTAACTTGTTAATTTAAAGTAGTTTTTAGCGGAGAAAAATAATGAATTATACTAAAGATATTAACTGGGCAGCCAGTTATGATGTAATTGTTTTAGGCTTTGGTGGTGCAGGTGCGACAGCAGCACGCTTTGCAGCTGATAAAGGTGCAAAGGTAATGTTGGTTGACTCAGCTCCTGAAGGACACGAAGGTGGTAATACTCGTTATTCAGCTCAATTAATTGGAACTGGAACGGATTTTGCTAAGTCAAAGCAATATTATCAGAATTTAACGGCACCAATGAATCTTGATGAAGATATGATAGATACTATGGTCAACGGCATGGTTGAGATGCCGCAATATATTGAAAAATACTTAGATGTTGAGCCATGTAGTGTTAAAGAATATTTACCGCAAATGAAGAGTGCCTATCAAGAATATCCAGAATATGCTGGTTCAGAGGACTACGATTTTACTACAGTGCACCAAGGCTTATTTGATGCAGCTTTGTGGCAAAACCTAAAGGATCAAGTGGTTAAGCGCCAAGATCAAATTGACGTATTTTATAACACGCCAGCGCGTGAATTAATCCAAGATCCTGAAACTAAAGCTATTTTGGGTGTCGTAATTGAACGAGATCATAATTTGCTTAATATCAAGGCCAAGAATGGTGTGGTTATGGCAACTGGTGGTTTTGAAAATAATCAGGAAATGGTAGAAGACTTTTTAGGAGCTAAAAAGTTAGCGCCATTAGGCACCCTTTATAATCAAGGTGCTGGGGTTACAATGGCCCAAGAAGTTGGTGCTGATTTTTGGCATATGGCTAACTTTGAATCATTAGGCTTATTGCACGGAATGTCATTTTATGTTGCAGATGGACAGCGGGGCCGCTTGATGATTGGCGAGCAGAACCAGGCTGTTGCACACGGTAGTTCATTTGTAGTTGGTGATGACGGTACTAGATACTTCAATGAAGCTGAAGAAAATCGCCACGGTCATATTAAGAACCATGGTCAATGGAAAGTTCCACTAAATCAAGAGCACCCATACTTGATTTTTGATGAAACTAAATATCAAGAATTGATGGCTGATGAGATTATTGGACAATACAAGCCATTTACTGAAAATGTAGTTAAAGCAGATTCAATTTCAGATTTAGCAACTAAGATTGGTGTAGATTCAGCAGTTCTTGAAACTACTTTAAGTCGCTTTAATCAGGCAGCTGAAACCCAAAATGATGCAGAATATCACCGTGATCCGAAGACTTTACGTCAATTCGCTGGGGAGAATGTGTATGCTGTCCGGTTGGCACAAACTGTTTTGAACACGCAAGGTGGACCAAGACGTAATCCTAAAGCTGAAGTTTTGGACACTAAAGGTAAACCGATTCCTCATTTGTATTCTGCTGGTGAACTTGGCGGAATTTGTGCTAATCAGTACCAAGGCGGTGGTAATTTAGCTGAATGTTTGATTTTTGGTAAAATTGCTGGTGAAATGGCAGCTGAAACTAAGGCAGCGATTGTCAGTGAAAAACCTGCTACGTCTGCTAGTGCGGATTTAACCTCTGATCTTAAAGAAGAACAATATGCTACTGGGGCAAATCAATATATTGGTAAGTCTAAGCAAGGCATGGGTGACGAGCTAGTTGTCAGAGTAACTACACCTAATGGCAAGGATATCGAACAAGTAGAAGTTTTAAAGCAAGCTGAATCTGACGA
This DNA window, taken from Lactobacillus sp. ESL0684, encodes the following:
- a CDS encoding FAD-dependent oxidoreductase, encoding MEKIMNTDVLVAGAGGTGLAAAYAAAQQGANVIIIEKQDKIGGNTKISSGFFAIDSQEQRDAGLKLTTKEAIAQLAEYNHFLSNGTLLAKIVNTSADTLAWIEKMGMEIKLNPTSKTTQFAHRNDNYRGGSYHMYQNKEKSYQKIEETLKNIGVKFVFNTSMKDLLLENNQITGIKAEKDSQELIIKAKSVVVATGGYGGDFNKVSKTMHTNKLRKLGVPNNGEGIDAMVKAGGVDIDSHALIHASQLAKSTVTQNSSTKHLAGFSSNPLTQLLLTPQLWVNKKGVRFANEDVVYDTVEWANAAWSQGGIYFFIVDQNTLDTFTKNKNLEEVSQAGPGATTDSGDFTQLANDAVAGKTAFTGQTLDELAENAGLNKEAFRDSVTKYNLAVENKNDQEFSKSAKSLLYSIKKGPFYAFIAQATYLGTVGGVRVDEDLAVLDKELKPIPGLYTGGANAGGYYEGHSYPAFEGLASGFTWSSGRIAGTNAAIYANKIGKTNE
- a CDS encoding 2,3-diphosphoglycerate-dependent phosphoglycerate mutase, whose translation is MSKLVLIRHGQSEWNLENKFTGWVDVDLSEKGVEEAKNAGKLLKKHGLEFDQAYTSVLTRAIKTLHYALAESGQLWVPETKSWRLNERHYGGLQGLNKKATADKYGDEKVHIWRRSYDVLPPKLADDSEYSQVHDRRYADLDPNIIPRTENLKVCLGRVMPFWEDKIAPDLLAGKNVIIAAHGNSLRALTKYIENISDEDIMNLEMKTGEPVVYTFDDQLKVTNKEKLDD
- a CDS encoding FAD-dependent oxidoreductase, producing the protein MNYTKDINWAASYDVIVLGFGGAGATAARFAADKGAKVMLVDSAPEGHEGGNTRYSAQLIGTGTDFAKSKQYYQNLTAPMNLDEDMIDTMVNGMVEMPQYIEKYLDVEPCSVKEYLPQMKSAYQEYPEYAGSEDYDFTTVHQGLFDAALWQNLKDQVVKRQDQIDVFYNTPARELIQDPETKAILGVVIERDHNLLNIKAKNGVVMATGGFENNQEMVEDFLGAKKLAPLGTLYNQGAGVTMAQEVGADFWHMANFESLGLLHGMSFYVADGQRGRLMIGEQNQAVAHGSSFVVGDDGTRYFNEAEENRHGHIKNHGQWKVPLNQEHPYLIFDETKYQELMADEIIGQYKPFTENVVKADSISDLATKIGVDSAVLETTLSRFNQAAETQNDAEYHRDPKTLRQFAGENVYAVRLAQTVLNTQGGPRRNPKAEVLDTKGKPIPHLYSAGELGGICANQYQGGGNLAECLIFGKIAGEMAAETKAAIVSEKPATSASADLTSDLKEEQYATGANQYIGKSKQGMGDELVVRVTTPNGKDIEQVEVLKQAESDDYGLKAVKELPAAMVKENTVDVDAVSGASSTSRGLKDAVKDALNKADK
- a CDS encoding MFS transporter, with the protein product MNSNKAYISKTRLGILAVSCMGMAALAITPSYAAIAKYFSLDNTSVQMLTSLPNLFMMLAGLIVGKLTAGKLNLKTLTLTSIILVVIGGLIPLIYHENFVVLLLSSCLVGLGQGACTNLSQVLISQMLPISEQESTMGLTTTFTNIGGIIFIMGGGQLAAKIGWINNYWIYLFSFFILLTAILLIPLHPQVEQDTSTKVSSKIKLNKYVFYCAAWGFLLMLLNNVLNNNISLFIVQEKLGATSQAAMTSTVSLIGGMLCGLIVGKIGSKFKYSSIALAFLLYGISYLVVGLGHSLFLAFLGSFFVGAAMSVGMGQFPYLISISVDKNSVSMSLGIYTAIYSIGGIVSPFIINPLVALVKNIGLNVFSVSGLVALAIAVVCFLSKFQKNLVTASNTQK
- a CDS encoding DUF6612 family protein, translating into MKFKKLFLSLGLATALLAGGCAKQEKQSQPVLNKTQVIKKAQKSFKSGEATQTVILGTDTDKQKVSTKATFGGNPTVFHINYQTTSNGKTQTSEEWADHSNHLYINGQSSWYKAKLDQVTGHTYADLLDSIMHNEMLIDPPAKLTDAYKMKRKGNTYTLTANLKDKKIMQQAVDPVFITDTQSPKQQKVYRQLEKAGKFQSMTVKLVVKNQKMTSFSYHVNLKVGKLMKFTVSQSYNNMGSQDFLKIPTNALNGKPLPKAKPKKK
- a CDS encoding helix-turn-helix transcriptional regulator produces the protein MMKIFKTKMLITLPLRLEQTKHKNASKIYIIECLTGCILNVDEKAIVLHTGDLILLSSFKSISLASPDRQIEVVIRTFFEEIDLLMARPIFIAGDNSLISDFLQHDNEGSTFLIFRHLQYCHGYCDQIATLEQSNSVDRYLHYEIQILVIALLTELLRVRTKSNSASDSHFPRTKNIRYTSKEMKGGAILKYMVMHIKTVNLVTIAKHFNYQPNYFSKMFREIFSQSFSDKLGETKIEMGKKLLSLTNKSIHDISEELGYKSTTSFSRNFKKRTKINPSQYRSFFSKNK